One part of the Dermacentor silvarum isolate Dsil-2018 chromosome 6, BIME_Dsil_1.4, whole genome shotgun sequence genome encodes these proteins:
- the LOC125946421 gene encoding uncharacterized protein LOC125946421 has translation MQVFQRALVRLLLPSLVTASLAVPLQYRAWSDEHDRIACHPSLMRTSGFAPPFRPLDFVGSSRSAFSTTPLPKTVVLDAAWTNLSPSTSTLRSTIREQSIPVAPCGLGGCAQTQTANPFTLVMQVFQRALVRLLLPSLVTASLAVPLQYRAWSDEHDRIACHPSLMRTSGFAPPFRPLDFVGSSRSAFSTTPLPKTVVLDAAWTNLSPSTSTLRSTIREQSIPVAPCGLGGCAQTQTANPFTLVMQVSKAYSLFSKKSSNRFLLQLPSPHCCLLVALECSDVIRALLMMSGDVESNPGPDSDALLAELKNLSAGQSQLISQVQDLKTHLVSTDKAIADLGRRMTYLEGHYQNLVSLRSDFETVKTCTAQVATVVHRLETRIDDAENQSRRNNLIFYGLPESTGSETFAQTEQLIIKHCQDHLNICIEPKEIERAHRLGHRTDTNRHRPIIAKFTFHKTKELVLSNGRKFKGTSFSVGEDFSRSVQNARRHLVTFAKSKSLPFSLRFKTLHMGHKRYVYDEQTQSVKEII, from the coding sequence atgcaggtgtTTCAGCGCGCACTCGTGCGCCTGTTGCTTCCATCCTTAGTGACGGCTTCCCTGGCAGTCCCGCTGCAATATCGTGCCTGGTCAGATGAACATGACAGGATTGCCTGTCACCCATCCCTGATGCGCACCTCTGGATTTGCACCGCCCTTCAGACCCCTGGATTTCGTCGGGAGCAGCAGATCTGCGTTTTCGACGACACCGCTACCGAAGACGGTAGTGCTCgatgcagcgtggacaaacctgtcgccatcaacatcaactcTCCGGTCAACTATAAGAGAGCAGTCAATACCGGTGGCGCCTTGTGGgctcggcggctgtgcacagacgcagactgctaatccattcactcttgtcatgcaggtgtTTCAGCGCGCACTCGTGCGCCTGTTGCTTCCATCCTTAGTGACGGCTTCCCTGGCAGTCCCGCTGCAATATCGTGCCTGGTCAGATGAACATGACAGGATTGCCTGTCACCCATCCCTGATGCGCACCTCTGGATTTGCACCGCCCTTCAGACCCCTGGATTTCGTCGGGAGCAGCAGATCTGCGTTTTCGACGACACCGCTACCGAAGACGGTAGTGCTCgatgcagcgtggacaaacctgtcgccatcaacatcaactcTCCGGTCAACTATAAGAGAGCAGTCAATACCGGTGGCGCCTTGTGGgctcggcggctgtgcacagacgcagactgctaatccattcactcttgtcatgcaggttAGTAAAGCTTACAGTCTTTTTTCTAAGAAGTCTAGCAATCGTTTCCTGCTTCAGCTGCCGAGCCCGCACTGCTGCCTTCTTGTCGCTCTTGAGTGTTCTGATGTAATTCGTGCTTTGTTGATGATGTCGGGTGATGTCGAAAGCAACCCGGGCCCGGACTCCGATGCTTTACTAGCTGAATTGAAGAACTTGTCTGCTGGACAGTCGCAATTAATCAGTCAGGTTCAAGACCTGAAAACTCATCTAGTGTCGACGGACAAAGCTATTGCTGATCTGGGCAGGCGCATGACTTATCTAGAGGGGCATTATCAAAATCTTGTCTCCCTACGCTCTGACTTCGAAACCGTGAAAACGTGTACCGCTCAAGTGGCCACCGTGGTACACAGGCTTGAaacgcgtattgatgacgccgagAACCAGTCACGACGCAATAATCTTATTTTTTATGGCCTCCCTGAATCAACTGGATCAGAGACGTTTGCCCAGACCGAGCAACTTATCATCAAGCACTGCCAGGATCATTTGAATATTTGTATCGAGCCGAAAGAAATTGAGCGCGCACATCGTCTCGGTCATCGCACAGATACTAACCGCCACCGTCCTATCATAGCGAAATTCACCTTCCATAAAACAAAAGAATTGGTTCTTTCTAACGGCCGCAAGTTCAAAGGAACCAGCTTCAGCGTTGGAGAGGATTTCTCTCGTTCCGTACAAAAcgctcgccggcatctcgttACTTTCGCTAAAAGCAAATCATTACCTTTCTCTCTGCGATTCAAAACACTGCATATGGGCCATAAGCGCTACGTCTACGACGAGCAAACACAATCTGTCAAAGAAATAATATAG